One segment of Leptodactylus fuscus isolate aLepFus1 chromosome 7, aLepFus1.hap2, whole genome shotgun sequence DNA contains the following:
- the DORIP1 gene encoding dopamine receptor-interacting protein 1 produces MKTLFQEIKASIKNNCDQDRSFWRPVLPWGGVFTIKAGRKAVSCMPLYVEITLKNTCTIDGFLMLLYVILRENNSFPRELSLYLGREFVDCFLHLMDTYSFTSVKLLWIWDKMEKRQYKSGIHKASLEIDLFGNEHENFTRNLEHLMATIQESYCSNSRCPLRAQESQMQTILINPPHDLPHGDIIQMAVDELFCSRIEVCEEIGCGCLREFSQRIFCHGAPPFVILNMEQWKSEDLAYVPYYLDLSDHKYLLEGATLFNKEEHHYSAAFQIDGYWMHYDGLRNVNLILLHKPPELLLLSSLVYVRAAEK; encoded by the exons ATGAAGACATTGTTTCAAGAGATCAAAGCTTCCATTAAGAACAACTGTGACCAGGATCGTTCATTTTGGAGGCCAGTACTCCCATGGGGAGGAGTATTTACCATTAAAGCGGGCAGGAAAGCAGTGTCTTGTATGCCATTGTATGTTGAGATAACATTGAAGAACACCTGCACTATTGATGGCTTCTTAATGCTACTGTACGTTATCTTACGTGAGAATAACTCTTTTCCCCGAGAGCTGTCACTCTACTTAGGAAGGGAATTTGTGGATTGTTTCCTTCACCTGATGGACACCTACAGCTTCACGTCAGTAAAGTTACTCTGGATATGGGACAAGATGGAGAAGCGGCAGTACAAGTCTGGAATACACAAGGCCTCTCTCGAGATTGACTTGTTTGGTAATGAACATGAGAATTTCACTAGGAATCTGGAGCATCTTATGGCCACAATACAAGAGAGTTATTGTTCTAACTCAAGATGCCCACTCCGTGCCCAGGAGAGCCAAATGCAAACTATCCTAATCAA CCCTCCACATGACCTACCACATGGAGACATTATTCAGATGGCAGTGGATGAGCTTTTTTGTTCTCGGATTGAAGTATGTGAAGAGATTGG GTGTGGCTGCCTCAGAGAATTTTCTCAGAGAATTTTTTGTCATGGGGCTCCTCCATTTGTTATCTTAAACATGGAACAGTGGAAGTCAGAAGATTTGGCCTATGTACCATATTACTTGGATTTATCAGATCATAA GTATCTTCTAGAAGGTGCCACTCTTTTTAACAAGGAAGAGCACCATTACTCTGCAGCTTTCCAAATTGACGGCTATTGGATGCACTACGACGGCCTTAGGAATGTAAACTTAATCCTGTTGCACAAACCTCCAGAGCTTCTGCTATTGTCATCCTTAGTTTACGTACGAGCAGCagaaaaatga